From Pseudomonas sp. G.S.17, the proteins below share one genomic window:
- a CDS encoding DJ-1/PfpI family protein encodes MMAAKKILMLVGDYVEDYEVMVPFQALQMVGHVVHAVCPGKRSGQTVRTAIHDFEGDQTYSEKPGHHFALNHDFDKVTLQDYDALLIPGGRAPEYLRLNDTVLEWVRAFDKAHKPIAAVCHGAQILAAAGILKGRECSAYPACAPEVRLSGGTFMDIDVTAAHTEGNLVTAPAWPAHPAWLAGFLVLLGTEIKL; translated from the coding sequence ATGATGGCTGCCAAGAAAATCCTGATGCTGGTCGGCGACTACGTCGAAGACTACGAAGTGATGGTGCCATTCCAGGCTCTGCAAATGGTCGGGCATGTCGTGCATGCGGTCTGCCCTGGCAAACGTTCCGGGCAGACGGTACGCACGGCGATTCATGACTTCGAGGGCGATCAGACTTACAGCGAAAAACCGGGGCATCATTTCGCCCTGAATCACGACTTCGACAAGGTCACGCTTCAGGACTACGACGCCTTGCTGATTCCCGGAGGCCGTGCGCCGGAATACCTGCGTTTGAATGACACCGTTCTTGAGTGGGTGCGAGCGTTCGACAAAGCGCATAAACCGATCGCAGCCGTTTGCCACGGCGCGCAGATTCTGGCGGCGGCCGGTATTCTCAAAGGTCGCGAATGCAGCGCCTATCCGGCCTGTGCGCCTGAAGTGCGTCTGAGCGGCGGTACGTTCATGGACATCGACGTCACCGCCGCGCACACCGAAGGCAACCTGGTGACCGCGCCGGCATGGCCTGCACATCCTGCGTGGCTGGCTGGATTTCTGGTGTTGCTGGGGACTGAAATCAAGCTTTGA
- a CDS encoding phosphatidylserine/phosphatidylglycerophosphate/cardiolipin synthase family protein, producing the protein MAGAIFPWRKDNQFKLLIDGPAFFPRMIAAIDGAQQQVELELYLVEAGACAEAVVRALIDAAQRGVIVRCLFDDFGAQAFTLSLRKRLTDAGVILRFYNRIHWRRGVRNFYRDHRKLLLVDKELAVVGGTGVTDEFWDPSKDASEWHEVMVEIVGPLVIDWQALFDRQFHANPHRTAWRPEQNFGLPRLPKVPVSGEGLGRVAYADARQHRDILQSLVRALNSGHKRIWLATPYFLPTWKVRRSLRKAAERGIDVRLLLTGPRTDHPSVRYAGHRYYPRLLRAGVKIFEYQPCFLHLKMVLIDDWVSIGSCNFDHWNLRFNLEANLEALDSGLTNDVVASFEKDFAVSTEITLDAWKSRPLWSRVKQRIWGWVDRLVVNALDRRN; encoded by the coding sequence ATGGCCGGGGCAATCTTTCCTTGGCGCAAGGACAACCAATTCAAGTTGCTGATCGACGGTCCGGCGTTCTTCCCGCGCATGATCGCCGCCATCGACGGCGCGCAGCAGCAAGTCGAGCTTGAGCTTTACCTCGTGGAGGCTGGCGCCTGTGCCGAAGCCGTGGTCCGCGCATTGATCGATGCGGCGCAGCGTGGCGTCATCGTGCGCTGCCTGTTCGATGACTTCGGCGCGCAGGCATTCACCTTGAGCCTGCGCAAACGGCTAACCGACGCCGGGGTCATCCTGCGCTTTTATAACCGCATCCATTGGCGACGCGGTGTGCGCAACTTCTATCGCGACCATCGCAAGCTGTTGTTGGTCGACAAGGAACTGGCAGTGGTCGGCGGGACCGGCGTCACCGATGAATTCTGGGACCCGAGCAAGGACGCCAGCGAATGGCATGAGGTGATGGTGGAGATCGTCGGGCCGCTGGTCATCGACTGGCAAGCGCTGTTCGACCGCCAGTTCCACGCCAACCCACACCGCACGGCCTGGCGTCCGGAGCAAAACTTCGGCCTGCCGCGTCTGCCCAAGGTGCCGGTGTCGGGAGAAGGGCTTGGCCGTGTGGCGTATGCCGATGCTCGACAGCATCGGGACATTCTGCAATCCCTGGTTCGCGCGTTGAACAGCGGCCACAAACGCATCTGGCTGGCGACGCCGTACTTCCTGCCGACCTGGAAAGTCCGGCGTTCGCTGCGCAAGGCGGCCGAGCGCGGTATCGATGTGCGCCTGTTGCTCACCGGGCCACGCACCGATCATCCGTCGGTGCGCTACGCCGGTCATCGCTATTACCCGCGCCTGCTGCGTGCCGGGGTGAAAATCTTCGAGTACCAGCCGTGCTTCCTGCACCTGAAAATGGTGCTGATTGATGATTGGGTCAGCATCGGTTCATGCAACTTCGATCACTGGAACCTGCGTTTCAACCTTGAAGCCAACCTTGAGGCGCTGGATTCCGGGTTGACCAACGATGTGGTCGCCAGCTTTGAAAAAGACTTTGCGGTGAGTACCGAAATCACCCTCGACGCCTGGAAAAGCCGACCGTTGTGGAGTCGGGTCAAGCAACGCATCTGGGGCTGGGTTGATCGGTTGGTGGTCAATGCGCTGGACCGGCGTAACTGA
- a CDS encoding YceI family protein: MHTTTRLLLAFLAVLALPAQANWYLDNESSRLSFTSTKNADTAEVHRFLTLHGKVDPQGVAELEVELESVSTGIALRDERIRDALFEVEKFPAARINAQLNLQPINDLAPGAQLELRLPLTVQLHGKTHSYNAELLATRLDQRRFQVVTLEPLVMHAQDFDLVPGLKTLRSVAGLSAISLSVPVGAVLIFTAR, translated from the coding sequence ATGCACACCACCACCCGCCTGCTGCTGGCCTTTTTGGCCGTGCTCGCGCTTCCCGCTCAGGCGAACTGGTATCTGGATAACGAGTCGTCACGACTGTCGTTCACGTCCACGAAAAATGCCGACACCGCTGAAGTCCACCGCTTCCTCACGCTCCACGGCAAAGTCGATCCTCAAGGTGTGGCCGAGCTGGAAGTCGAGCTGGAATCGGTGAGTACTGGCATTGCCCTGCGCGATGAGCGTATTCGCGACGCGCTGTTTGAGGTGGAGAAATTCCCCGCCGCGCGCATCAACGCCCAGCTGAATTTGCAGCCGATCAACGACCTGGCGCCGGGCGCGCAGCTGGAATTGCGCTTGCCGCTGACCGTTCAGCTGCATGGCAAAACGCACAGTTACAACGCCGAGTTGCTCGCCACGCGCCTTGATCAACGCCGCTTTCAAGTGGTGACCCTTGAACCGCTGGTCATGCACGCCCAGGACTTCGATCTGGTGCCCGGCCTCAAGACCTTGCGCAGCGTGGCTGGATTATCCGCCATCAGCCTGTCGGTTCCCGTTGGCGCTGTTCTGATTTTCACGGCTCGCTGA
- a CDS encoding amidase encodes MMTRRHFIRRRPFSSLLLLILFAVAALAWQNRVALNAFPGIISAYTAKEYCSCRYVVLNSADYCRVYVRQYVPSTLTDDAGEKRVTASGLGRSSSAVWQGERQGCRLVPQIP; translated from the coding sequence ATGATGACGCGCCGACATTTCATCCGCCGCCGCCCCTTCAGCAGCCTGCTGCTGTTGATCCTGTTCGCCGTGGCGGCACTGGCCTGGCAAAACCGCGTCGCCCTGAACGCATTCCCCGGCATCATCAGCGCCTACACCGCCAAAGAGTATTGCTCCTGTCGCTACGTCGTGCTTAATTCCGCCGACTATTGCCGCGTCTACGTCAGACAGTACGTACCCAGTACCTTGACTGACGATGCAGGCGAAAAACGAGTGACCGCCAGCGGCCTGGGCCGCAGCAGCAGCGCCGTCTGGCAAGGCGAGCGGCAGGGCTGTCGGCTGGTGCCGCAGATACCTTGA